One Frankia alni ACN14a DNA window includes the following coding sequences:
- a CDS encoding DUF5682 family protein yields the protein MTVTVLGVRHHGPGSARAVRAALAELDPDLVLVEGPPEGDSALVHVGALTPPVALTAYAVDEPRDAAFWPLAEFSPEWQALLHGRAAGVPTRFIDLPFGHDLALRRRDAETDSDEDTGEADEDTAEADEDTGEADEDTVPELVADPLGWLAFAAGHDDPERFWEDLVEHRRPASTPTAGAGGRSPGLELFAAVAEAMAALRDPDHQPGPAASRGAHARREDLREAHMRLAIRAASTGADAAARVAVLCGAWHVPALTGRTGRTTVAADRELLRGIRPVRTTTTWVPWTHALLSADSGYGAGVTSPGWYHHLWTAPDQVGARWVARVAALLRAADLPASTASVVETVRLAEALAAVRERAVPGLTELTDAVLAGLCAGDPVPLAVVREQLVIGDVVGAVGPDVPTVPLAADVARTQKRLRLAPTPVEKPLRLDLRRELDRERSALLHRLRLLDVDWGIPTATSSTGTFAEGWTLAWQPTFALALVVAARHGATVEDAAGDVVAERTRAAPDLAAITGLFEQVVLADLPAALEAVRAGLEQRAATTGDVAHLMLALAPLARVHRYGDVRGTDTGLVVGLTTSLMTRICAGLPAACASLDDDAADAMVAAVDTADTAFGLVADPEHVARWHAAVGVAATTAGGNPLVAGRCTRILSDAGRLTPAAVATRLARALSAAGGAPADAAHWLAGFLGRSGAVLARDPAMLSLVDTWLAGLDGDAFTVVLAPLRRTFAAFAGPERRLIGERVRSGLPRPTAEPPGGAVTDPADTTSPGGSPATARPPTGAIPPGDGPAWDPARVAIVLPTLAALLGPDSAAPARAEKEHTDA from the coding sequence ATGACCGTCACCGTTCTGGGGGTGCGCCACCACGGCCCCGGTTCGGCGCGTGCGGTGCGGGCGGCGCTCGCCGAGCTCGATCCGGACCTCGTCCTCGTCGAGGGGCCGCCCGAGGGGGACAGCGCGCTCGTCCACGTCGGCGCGCTCACCCCGCCCGTCGCGCTGACCGCCTACGCCGTCGACGAGCCGCGCGACGCCGCCTTCTGGCCCCTCGCCGAGTTCTCCCCCGAGTGGCAGGCCCTGCTGCACGGCCGCGCGGCGGGCGTGCCCACCCGGTTCATCGACCTGCCCTTCGGGCACGACCTGGCGTTGCGCCGGCGCGACGCCGAGACCGACTCCGACGAGGACACGGGGGAAGCCGACGAGGACACGGCGGAAGCCGACGAGGACACGGGGGAAGCCGACGAGGACACGGTCCCGGAGCTGGTGGCCGACCCGCTTGGCTGGCTGGCGTTCGCCGCCGGCCACGACGACCCGGAACGATTCTGGGAGGACCTCGTCGAACACCGCCGGCCCGCGAGCACCCCGACGGCCGGCGCGGGCGGCCGTTCCCCGGGTCTGGAGCTGTTCGCCGCCGTGGCCGAGGCCATGGCGGCGCTGCGCGATCCCGACCACCAGCCCGGTCCGGCTGCGTCGCGGGGAGCGCACGCTCGGCGGGAGGACCTGCGGGAGGCGCACATGCGCCTGGCGATCCGTGCGGCCAGCACCGGCGCCGACGCCGCTGCGCGGGTTGCCGTGCTCTGCGGTGCGTGGCACGTCCCGGCGCTGACCGGCCGGACGGGCCGGACCACCGTCGCGGCGGACCGTGAGCTGCTGCGCGGCATCCGGCCGGTGCGCACCACCACGACGTGGGTGCCGTGGACGCACGCGCTGCTGAGCGCCGACTCCGGCTACGGCGCCGGCGTCACGTCACCGGGCTGGTACCACCACCTGTGGACCGCCCCCGACCAGGTCGGCGCCCGGTGGGTGGCCCGCGTCGCGGCGCTCCTGCGCGCCGCCGACCTGCCCGCCTCGACGGCCTCGGTGGTGGAGACCGTGCGGCTGGCCGAGGCCCTCGCCGCGGTGCGCGAGCGAGCCGTCCCAGGGCTCACCGAGCTGACCGACGCGGTGCTGGCCGGGCTCTGCGCCGGTGACCCGGTGCCGCTGGCCGTCGTCCGCGAACAGCTCGTCATCGGTGACGTCGTCGGCGCCGTCGGCCCCGACGTGCCCACCGTGCCGCTGGCCGCCGACGTCGCCCGCACGCAGAAGAGGCTGCGGCTCGCACCCACCCCGGTGGAGAAGCCACTGCGCCTGGACCTACGCCGCGAGCTCGACCGGGAACGCAGCGCCCTGCTGCACCGGCTGCGCCTGCTCGACGTCGACTGGGGCATCCCCACCGCGACCAGCAGCACCGGCACGTTCGCCGAGGGCTGGACGCTCGCCTGGCAGCCGACGTTCGCGCTGGCACTCGTCGTGGCCGCCCGGCACGGTGCGACCGTCGAGGACGCCGCGGGCGACGTCGTCGCCGAGCGCACCCGGGCAGCGCCCGACCTCGCCGCCATCACCGGGCTGTTCGAGCAGGTGGTCCTCGCGGACCTGCCCGCCGCGCTGGAGGCGGTGCGCGCGGGGCTCGAACAGCGCGCGGCCACGACCGGCGACGTCGCCCACCTCATGCTGGCACTGGCCCCGCTGGCCCGGGTCCACCGCTACGGCGACGTGCGCGGCACCGACACCGGCCTGGTCGTCGGGCTGACGACGAGCCTGATGACCCGCATCTGCGCGGGGCTGCCGGCGGCCTGCGCAAGCCTCGACGACGACGCCGCGGACGCCATGGTCGCCGCCGTCGACACCGCGGACACCGCCTTCGGGCTCGTCGCCGACCCCGAACACGTCGCCCGGTGGCACGCGGCGGTCGGCGTCGCCGCCACCACGGCCGGTGGTAACCCGCTGGTTGCCGGGCGGTGCACCCGCATCCTGTCCGATGCCGGCCGGCTCACGCCCGCGGCGGTGGCGACCAGGCTGGCGCGGGCGTTGTCCGCGGCCGGCGGCGCCCCCGCGGACGCCGCGCACTGGCTCGCGGGCTTCCTCGGCCGGTCCGGCGCGGTGCTCGCCCGTGACCCCGCGATGCTCTCGCTCGTCGACACCTGGCTGGCCGGCCTCGACGGGGACGCCTTCACGGTCGTCCTCGCGCCCCTGCGCCGCACGTTCGCCGCCTTCGCCGGCCCGGAACGCCGCCTGATCGGCGAACGGGTCCGCTCCGGCCTGCCCCGGCCGACCGCCGAGCCCCCGGGCGGCGCCGTGACAGACCCGGCAGACACCACGAGCCCGGGAGGGAGTCCGGCCACGGCCAGACCGCCGACCGGGGCGATCCCGCCCGGCGACGGCCCGGCCTGGGACCCCGCTCGGGTCGCGATCGTGTTGCCCACCCTCGCCGCCCTGCTCGGCCCCGACAGCGCAGCGCCTGCCCGCGCGGAGAAGGAACACACCGATGCCTGA
- a CDS encoding ATP-binding protein produces MTLAPPSTSTATPDAGPTADSAPLLRPHAEQAYAGELAALTAADTRARPPSWRLSPWAVVTYLLGGVLDDGTVISPKYIGSRRLVEVAVATLATDRALLLLGSPGTAKSWLSEHLAAAVSGDSTLVVQGTAGTSEDAVRYGWNYARLIAEGPSPDALVPSPVMRAMTRGSIARVEELTRMGAEVQDALITVLSEKTLPVPELASEVQAVAGFAVIATANDRDRGVNEMSSALRRRFNTVVLPLPASEDAEVEIVTRRVADLGRTLALPDEPPAASEVRRVVQIFRELRAGVTRDGRTTLKSPTATLSTAEAISVITGGITLATHFGDGRLRAEDVAAGLVDAVIKDPATDPVAWREYLEGVVRDRKGWSDLYRACRDLDDDARVPGDA; encoded by the coding sequence ATGACCCTGGCGCCCCCGTCCACCAGCACCGCCACGCCCGACGCCGGTCCCACCGCGGACAGCGCGCCGCTGCTGCGTCCGCACGCCGAGCAGGCGTACGCCGGCGAACTCGCCGCGCTCACCGCCGCCGACACCAGGGCACGCCCGCCGTCGTGGCGGCTGTCGCCGTGGGCGGTCGTCACCTACCTGCTCGGCGGCGTGCTCGACGACGGGACGGTCATCTCCCCGAAGTACATCGGTTCCCGGCGCCTCGTCGAGGTCGCGGTCGCCACCCTCGCCACCGACCGGGCGCTGCTGCTGCTCGGCAGCCCCGGCACCGCGAAGAGCTGGCTGTCCGAGCACCTCGCCGCCGCGGTCAGCGGCGACTCGACCCTCGTCGTGCAGGGCACCGCCGGCACCTCCGAGGACGCCGTCCGCTACGGCTGGAACTACGCCCGCCTGATCGCCGAGGGGCCCTCCCCCGATGCGCTGGTGCCCTCGCCGGTGATGCGCGCGATGACCCGCGGGTCGATCGCCCGGGTCGAGGAGCTCACCCGGATGGGCGCCGAGGTGCAGGACGCGCTCATCACCGTGCTGTCGGAGAAGACCCTGCCCGTGCCCGAGCTGGCCAGCGAGGTGCAGGCCGTCGCCGGATTCGCCGTGATCGCCACCGCCAACGACCGGGACCGCGGCGTCAACGAGATGTCCTCGGCGCTGCGCCGCCGGTTCAACACCGTCGTGCTGCCGCTGCCCGCCAGCGAGGACGCCGAGGTGGAGATCGTCACCAGGCGGGTCGCCGACCTCGGCCGGACGCTGGCGCTGCCGGACGAGCCACCGGCCGCGAGCGAGGTGCGCCGCGTCGTGCAGATCTTCCGGGAGCTGCGCGCCGGCGTCACCCGCGACGGGCGCACCACGCTGAAGTCCCCGACCGCCACCCTGTCCACGGCCGAGGCGATCAGCGTGATCACCGGGGGCATCACACTGGCCACCCACTTCGGCGACGGCCGACTGCGAGCCGAGGACGTCGCCGCCGGGCTCGTCGATGCGGTGATCAAGGATCCCGCGACGGATCCCGTGGCCTGGCGCGAGTACCTCGAAGGCGTGGTCCGGGACCGGAAGGGCTGGTCGGACCTGTACCGGGCCTGCCGTGACCTGGACGACGACGCGCGCGTCCCCGGCGACGCCTGA
- a CDS encoding SWIM zinc finger family protein produces the protein MSLTPVSAMSREAVLTLAPDSASARAGERLGSTGSWSGLGMSNQALWGACRGSGATPYRVVVLAGAEFASSCTCPSRKFPCKHALGLLFLACATPAALATGDDPPDWAADWLARRAARAARAASPEAAPGEAAGTGKAGTGGKAGASRATSAARTQARRDARVDAGVAELSRWLVDLAHGGLGAAQVQPASWWEATAARMVDAQAPGLAEVVRDMARIAAAGGPDWPARLTDRLGRLYLLCEGWSRRGEVEPALVDVVRDRIGFSRSASDVLAGERLAGPIDVLGERRFTTGKLQGRRQWLRVAGIERLALLVSYGSAKEVPPPTLPVLTRFQGEVAAYPGRRPTRVALAETTTAPQPLAELAATDAGDTAGTWQEALAALTPALAADPWADPVAFIVRQLTVLPPIVDAHDKAPTGAVARKGRQGGGPSGVGARWLLRDRAGQALALTADAGARWGWHLLALGGGHPLDLGVEWDGFELVPLAAMASRPQPGTGLPARTGAADPGAEPPVPPGQPACPRPTPGWSSLVDAAVVGSARAAVPVLPDLGDAAGSGGGGGGSGGGGGAAGDGPSRATALLRTAALASCARRAGLFAADARALPAPAPAPPERAPTLAPHAARIVEGALDGSEPAGTRQYLELMAEGGWRVPDLLLAGLLSRGLRDVAMRAPIARVLGERGRWLAGLHPDGRWVSRTRLADWPTASALERRTLVQELRQRDPAAAVTLLRGPADDPPFAAFDAAGAAERLAFCEALRVGLGPWDVDLLDHALDDRREDIRRAAVEIALLLPGSGLQARAEARTEGMITSRRGRLGGRHHLEITLPAECSDEMRRDGISDTDPASLILGRATAGEVMFVAELARVDPTVWTRRTGLTPKEFLDAGADLPGARHPVSQLLSIGLLPAVLRHGDPGWVAALLPHVGRTYQGRLLACLAEPARTQALTDTLRGLRLDSYHPDGSAARDQDGRWPDTPVERITTLLTAVPGPWSEPFSRAVWTALTALSARHYSDDYLLRELIGPMAWALHPDTDLGDPNPDRPRYLDLDGRTRLTTILGARRRLRAALTDPPPADTAPTRPVHLPQEGPS, from the coding sequence ATGTCGCTGACACCTGTCTCGGCCATGAGCCGCGAGGCCGTCCTCACGTTGGCGCCCGATTCGGCTTCCGCCCGGGCGGGCGAACGGCTCGGTAGCACCGGAAGCTGGTCGGGCCTCGGCATGTCCAACCAGGCGCTGTGGGGGGCGTGCCGGGGAAGCGGAGCCACGCCGTACCGGGTGGTGGTGCTGGCCGGCGCCGAGTTCGCGTCCTCCTGCACCTGCCCGAGCCGGAAGTTCCCCTGCAAGCATGCCCTCGGCCTGCTGTTCCTCGCCTGTGCCACCCCGGCCGCGCTGGCCACCGGCGACGATCCGCCGGACTGGGCCGCGGACTGGCTCGCCCGGCGGGCCGCCCGCGCCGCGCGGGCAGCCTCACCGGAGGCGGCACCGGGTGAGGCCGCGGGAACGGGCAAGGCCGGAACCGGTGGGAAGGCCGGGGCGTCCCGCGCCACGTCGGCGGCGCGCACGCAGGCCCGCCGCGACGCCCGGGTCGACGCCGGGGTCGCGGAGCTGAGCCGCTGGCTGGTCGATCTCGCCCACGGCGGGCTCGGCGCCGCCCAGGTCCAGCCGGCCTCCTGGTGGGAGGCGACCGCGGCGCGGATGGTCGACGCGCAGGCTCCGGGCCTGGCCGAAGTCGTCCGCGACATGGCGCGGATCGCCGCGGCGGGCGGTCCCGACTGGCCGGCGCGGCTCACCGACCGGCTCGGCCGCCTGTACCTGCTCTGCGAGGGCTGGTCGAGGCGGGGGGAGGTGGAGCCCGCGCTGGTCGACGTCGTGCGCGACCGGATCGGCTTCTCCCGCAGCGCCTCGGACGTGCTCGCCGGCGAGCGGCTCGCCGGGCCGATCGACGTCCTCGGCGAGCGCCGGTTCACCACCGGAAAGCTGCAGGGGCGGCGGCAGTGGCTGCGGGTGGCCGGGATCGAACGGCTCGCCCTGCTGGTCTCCTACGGCTCCGCCAAGGAGGTCCCGCCGCCGACTCTGCCTGTCCTCACCCGCTTCCAGGGTGAGGTAGCCGCGTATCCGGGGCGTCGTCCGACCAGGGTGGCCCTCGCCGAGACCACCACGGCACCGCAGCCACTCGCCGAACTGGCCGCCACCGACGCCGGTGACACCGCCGGGACCTGGCAGGAGGCACTGGCGGCGCTCACCCCGGCGTTGGCGGCGGACCCGTGGGCCGACCCCGTCGCGTTCATCGTCCGGCAGCTCACCGTGCTGCCACCCATCGTCGACGCCCACGACAAGGCGCCGACGGGCGCGGTGGCACGGAAGGGCCGACAGGGCGGGGGCCCGTCGGGCGTCGGTGCTCGCTGGCTGCTGCGAGACCGGGCCGGTCAGGCCCTTGCGCTGACAGCCGACGCGGGCGCCCGGTGGGGTTGGCACCTGCTGGCCCTCGGCGGCGGCCACCCCCTCGACCTCGGAGTGGAGTGGGACGGGTTCGAGCTGGTGCCGTTGGCGGCGATGGCGTCCCGGCCGCAGCCCGGCACCGGCCTGCCCGCGCGGACGGGCGCCGCGGATCCTGGGGCCGAGCCCCCAGTACCCCCCGGGCAGCCCGCCTGTCCGCGACCGACGCCGGGATGGTCGAGCCTGGTCGACGCGGCTGTCGTCGGCTCGGCGCGTGCCGCCGTGCCCGTCCTCCCCGACCTCGGGGACGCTGCCGGCTCCGGCGGAGGCGGCGGTGGAAGCGGCGGCGGAGGCGGCGCGGCGGGGGACGGGCCCTCGCGCGCCACCGCTCTGCTGCGGACGGCGGCCCTCGCGTCCTGCGCGCGCCGCGCCGGCCTGTTCGCCGCCGACGCCCGTGCGCTGCCGGCCCCCGCCCCCGCCCCGCCCGAGCGGGCTCCGACGCTGGCGCCGCACGCGGCGCGCATCGTCGAGGGCGCGCTGGACGGATCCGAGCCCGCGGGGACCCGCCAGTACCTGGAGCTGATGGCCGAGGGAGGGTGGCGCGTTCCGGATCTCCTGCTGGCGGGGCTGCTGTCGCGGGGCCTGCGGGATGTGGCGATGCGCGCCCCGATCGCCAGGGTTCTGGGTGAGCGCGGGCGGTGGCTCGCCGGCCTGCACCCGGACGGCCGGTGGGTCTCGCGCACCCGCCTCGCCGACTGGCCGACCGCGAGCGCCCTCGAGCGGCGCACGCTGGTGCAGGAACTGCGGCAGCGCGACCCGGCCGCCGCGGTGACGCTCCTGCGCGGCCCGGCGGACGATCCCCCCTTCGCCGCGTTCGACGCGGCCGGCGCCGCGGAACGCCTCGCCTTCTGCGAGGCGCTGCGGGTCGGTCTCGGTCCCTGGGACGTCGACCTGCTCGACCATGCCCTTGACGACCGGCGCGAGGACATCCGCCGGGCCGCGGTCGAGATCGCTCTGCTCCTGCCCGGCTCCGGGCTGCAGGCACGCGCCGAGGCGCGCACCGAAGGAATGATCACGTCACGGCGCGGCAGGCTGGGCGGGCGCCACCATCTCGAGATCACCCTGCCGGCCGAGTGCAGTGACGAGATGCGCCGCGACGGCATCAGCGACACGGATCCGGCCAGCTTGATCCTCGGCAGGGCGACGGCGGGCGAGGTCATGTTCGTGGCCGAACTCGCCCGCGTCGATCCGACCGTGTGGACGCGCCGCACCGGGCTGACCCCGAAGGAGTTCCTCGATGCCGGGGCCGACCTGCCCGGGGCACGCCATCCGGTGAGCCAACTGCTGAGCATCGGGCTGCTGCCCGCCGTCCTGCGCCATGGCGATCCCGGCTGGGTTGCGGCGCTGCTGCCCCACGTCGGGCGGACGTACCAGGGGCGGCTGCTCGCCTGCCTGGCCGAGCCCGCCCGCACGCAGGCTCTCACGGACACGCTGCGCGGGCTGAGGCTCGACTCCTACCACCCAGACGGGTCAGCCGCCCGAGACCAGGACGGGCGGTGGCCGGACACGCCGGTCGAGCGGATCACGACGCTGTTGACCGCGGTGCCCGGCCCGTGGTCCGAACCGTTCTCCCGGGCGGTGTGGACCGCGCTCACCGCCCTGTCCGCACGTCACTACTCCGACGACTACCTCCTGCGTGAGCTCATCGGACCCATGGCCTGGGCGTTGCATCCCGACACCGATCTCGGCGATCCCAATCCGGATCGGCCGAGGTACCTGGATCTCGACGGGCGCACCCGGCTGACCACGATCCTCGGCGCCCGACGGCGGCTGCGCGCCGCACTGACCGACCCACCCCCCGCCGACACCGCGCCGACCCGCCCGGTGCACCTGCCTCAGGAAGGCCCCTCATGA
- a CDS encoding ferredoxin reductase family protein encodes MTWMPPPAPEPHARLGLKPRRPRVTAWSRDLLSEDRLPDLAVRLGLTAVGVAVIALWWVDTPSSRVQTAAATMTALGRVAGLLAAYLVLVELMLMARVPALERAIGFDRLASWHRGLGTNIVLLIGGHVLLTVWGYGLSAHEQPLSELVTVITRYPDEWEATIGALLFVAVGISSAWSLRARISYEAWYAVHLTVYAAVALTFFHQIASGEDFVDHPRNRLLWTALYLAVAACLVVWRIVLPARADLRHRMTVDRVVVEAAGVVSVWIRGRRLDQLGALPGQFLLWRFLARGQWASAHAYSLSMPPHPDLLRITVKDLGDQSRDLARLRPGTRVLAEGPFGHFTHAHAHAPARKALLIGGGSGIGPVRAVAEDLVNRGWDVIVLQRASRPDDLPLGGELSLLAAHGRLVFHQVVGSRRELGYDPLASDIIAVSVPDVAQRDVFVCGPPGMTAVVARGLRDLGVPTGQIHTEEYSLR; translated from the coding sequence ATGACGTGGATGCCTCCTCCGGCGCCCGAGCCGCACGCTCGCCTCGGGCTGAAACCCAGGCGGCCGCGCGTCACGGCGTGGTCGCGCGATCTGCTGTCCGAGGATCGGCTTCCCGATCTGGCGGTGCGCCTCGGGCTCACCGCGGTCGGCGTCGCCGTCATCGCCCTGTGGTGGGTGGACACGCCTTCGTCCCGGGTGCAGACGGCGGCGGCCACGATGACCGCGCTCGGCCGGGTGGCCGGCCTGCTGGCCGCCTATCTCGTGCTGGTGGAACTGATGTTGATGGCCAGGGTGCCGGCGCTCGAGCGGGCGATCGGCTTCGACCGGCTGGCGTCCTGGCATCGAGGGCTGGGCACGAACATCGTGCTCCTCATCGGTGGGCACGTCCTGCTGACGGTGTGGGGCTACGGGCTGAGCGCGCACGAGCAGCCGCTGTCCGAACTCGTCACGGTGATCACGCGGTACCCGGACGAGTGGGAGGCGACCATCGGCGCACTGCTGTTCGTCGCCGTGGGGATCAGCAGCGCCTGGTCGTTGCGCGCCCGGATCTCGTATGAGGCGTGGTACGCGGTCCATCTGACGGTCTACGCGGCAGTCGCGCTCACCTTCTTCCATCAGATCGCGAGCGGCGAGGACTTCGTCGACCATCCCCGGAACAGGCTGCTGTGGACGGCCCTGTACCTGGCCGTGGCCGCCTGCCTCGTGGTCTGGCGGATCGTCCTGCCGGCGCGGGCCGACCTGCGACACCGGATGACCGTCGACCGGGTGGTGGTGGAGGCAGCCGGGGTCGTGTCCGTCTGGATTCGGGGGCGGCGGCTGGACCAGCTCGGCGCACTTCCCGGGCAGTTCCTGCTGTGGCGGTTCCTCGCCCGCGGGCAGTGGGCGTCCGCGCACGCCTACTCGTTGTCGATGCCCCCGCATCCGGACCTGCTGCGGATCACCGTGAAGGATCTCGGCGACCAGTCCAGGGACCTCGCCCGGCTCCGGCCCGGAACCCGCGTGCTCGCGGAAGGGCCGTTCGGGCACTTCACCCACGCCCACGCCCACGCCCCCGCACGCAAGGCGCTGCTGATCGGCGGTGGCAGCGGCATCGGGCCCGTCCGGGCGGTGGCCGAGGACCTCGTCAACCGGGGCTGGGACGTCATCGTCCTGCAGCGGGCGAGCCGGCCGGACGATCTGCCGCTCGGCGGCGAGCTGTCGCTTCTCGCCGCTCACGGGCGCCTCGTGTTCCACCAGGTCGTCGGCAGCCGGCGGGAACTCGGCTACGACCCGCTCGCATCCGACATCATCGCCGTCTCCGTACCGGACGTCGCGCAGCGTGACGTCTTTGTCTGTGGACCCCCCGGGATGACGGCGGTTGTCGCACGCGGGTTGCGTGATCTCGGCGTCCCGACGGGTCAGATCCACACGGAGGAGTACAGCCTGCGATGA
- a CDS encoding FAD:protein FMN transferase: MGTVVSIDVRTPLPPPALDAAIETAVAVLHQADEDFSTFRPESWVSRLRRGEVDLADCPEHVREVYRLAGRCRDATGGWFDPAWRRDGTLDPTGLVKGWAADAASAALIEAGAPDHCVNAAGDLRIRGAAGPSAEGSSAEGSGSGKPWRIGIVDPFDRGGLVAVVEGTDLAVATSGIAERGSHVVDPSTGVPASGLASVTVVGSDLTVADAYATAALAAGSDTGDLLAEFTRAGWAWLTVTTTGRIRAGKAFPGQLAAGRQQLGMPAL; encoded by the coding sequence ATGGGCACGGTCGTCAGCATCGACGTGCGCACCCCGTTGCCGCCGCCGGCCCTCGACGCGGCGATCGAGACGGCCGTCGCCGTCCTGCATCAGGCGGACGAGGACTTCAGTACGTTCCGGCCCGAGTCCTGGGTGTCTCGGCTGCGGCGGGGCGAGGTCGACCTCGCCGACTGCCCGGAGCACGTGCGCGAGGTGTATCGGCTGGCCGGGCGTTGCCGGGACGCCACCGGCGGCTGGTTCGACCCGGCCTGGCGGCGGGACGGCACCCTCGACCCCACCGGGCTGGTGAAAGGCTGGGCCGCCGATGCGGCCTCCGCCGCCCTGATCGAGGCCGGCGCCCCGGACCACTGCGTCAACGCGGCCGGCGACCTGCGGATCCGCGGCGCGGCCGGACCGTCAGCCGAGGGATCGTCAGCCGAGGGATCGGGGTCCGGCAAGCCCTGGCGGATCGGCATCGTCGACCCGTTCGACCGGGGCGGGCTGGTCGCGGTCGTCGAAGGCACCGATCTCGCCGTGGCCACGTCCGGTATCGCGGAGCGTGGCAGCCACGTCGTCGACCCGTCGACCGGCGTGCCCGCGAGCGGTCTGGCCTCCGTGACCGTCGTCGGGTCCGACCTGACCGTGGCGGACGCCTACGCGACCGCGGCGCTCGCCGCCGGGTCGGATACGGGCGACCTGCTCGCGGAGTTCACTCGGGCGGGTTGGGCGTGGCTTACCGTCACGACAACCGGCCGGATCCGCGCCGGCAAGGCCTTCCCCGGTCAACTGGCCGCCGGGAGACAGCAGCTGGGAATGCCGGCACTGTAG
- a CDS encoding type II toxin-antitoxin system VapC family toxin — protein MPTRIYLDTSALAKMFIAEKESDDLRQWLVEQVQPLRLVSSALLAVELTRLLGLINPAILGLAESFLSSDVDLVQITPPLLADASRVPPARLRTLDAIHLATALDLRDSLDIVLSYDKLLIEAVSASGLVPASPGAEA, from the coding sequence ATGCCGACGCGGATCTATCTCGACACGTCCGCCCTGGCAAAGATGTTCATCGCCGAGAAGGAGTCAGATGACCTTCGTCAGTGGCTCGTCGAGCAGGTGCAGCCGCTGCGTCTCGTCTCGTCGGCCCTGCTCGCAGTCGAACTGACCCGGCTGCTCGGACTGATCAACCCAGCCATACTCGGCCTGGCGGAGTCCTTCCTTTCCAGCGATGTGGATCTCGTGCAGATCACTCCACCGCTGCTCGCCGACGCTTCCCGCGTGCCTCCGGCCCGGTTGCGGACCCTCGACGCGATCCACCTGGCGACAGCGCTCGACCTCAGAGACTCTCTGGACATCGTGCTCAGCTACGACAAGCTGCTCATCGAGGCCGTGAGCGCGTCCGGCCTGGTACCCGCGTCGCCCGGCGCCGAGGCTTAG
- a CDS encoding type II toxin-antitoxin system Phd/YefM family antitoxin, with product MTALPDGGQPRVGMRELSQRTAKVLALVRAGATVEVTDRGRIVARIVPAEDDRYEQLVAAGLIRQATGPFNPAHLPEPAANPTGRSTDEWLADLRGEG from the coding sequence ATGACAGCGTTGCCAGACGGCGGCCAGCCTCGGGTGGGGATGCGCGAGCTCTCCCAGCGGACCGCCAAGGTTCTCGCGCTGGTCCGCGCGGGTGCGACGGTCGAGGTGACCGACCGAGGCAGAATCGTTGCGAGAATCGTTCCGGCGGAGGACGACCGCTACGAACAGCTTGTCGCCGCCGGCCTGATCCGCCAGGCCACCGGTCCGTTCAACCCTGCGCATCTACCGGAGCCGGCGGCCAATCCGACCGGCCGTTCCACCGACGAGTGGCTCGCCGACCTGCGCGGCGAGGGCTGA
- a CDS encoding MarR family winged helix-turn-helix transcriptional regulator, giving the protein MPERGRHGSIDPTAVPARLRSLATRLLGRGAVHADRISHARLAAVGATRWQYATLVTLRDAGPASQAALSERTGIHRSDMVAVLGGLTEAAYVERTPDPADQRRNIVTLTPAGRSRLRTLDRLVDQTQDELLAPLTPTERAELIRLLQRIDDHHSTR; this is encoded by the coding sequence ATGCCGGAGCGCGGCCGTCACGGGTCGATCGACCCCACCGCCGTCCCCGCGCGCCTACGGTCGCTGGCCACCCGGCTCCTCGGCCGGGGCGCGGTGCACGCGGACCGGATCTCGCACGCCCGCCTCGCGGCGGTGGGGGCGACGCGGTGGCAGTACGCGACGCTTGTGACGCTCCGCGACGCCGGCCCGGCGAGTCAGGCCGCGCTCAGCGAGCGCACCGGCATCCACCGCAGCGACATGGTGGCCGTGCTGGGCGGCCTGACCGAGGCCGCGTACGTGGAACGCACCCCCGACCCCGCCGACCAGCGCCGCAACATCGTCACACTGACCCCGGCCGGGCGCTCCCGGCTGCGCACCCTGGACCGGCTCGTCGACCAGACCCAGGACGAGCTGCTCGCCCCGCTGACCCCGACCGAACGCGCGGAGCTGATCCGCCTCCTGCAACGCATAGACGATCATCACTCGACACGCTGA